The sequence below is a genomic window from Nicotiana tomentosiformis chromosome 6, ASM39032v3, whole genome shotgun sequence.
TGGCTTACCAGATGGTATTATGATCGCTATACTTTGTTTTCTTGACACTAAAACTGCTGTAAGGACATCAGTATTGTCGAAAAGATGGAAATTGGTTTGGACTTCACTCCCTGTTCTTGATTTCAAGAATGTTGCTTCTTATTCCGGCTTTCCTAATTCACAAATGAAATTCATCTTCTTTGTTAGACATGTTCTTGCTCGTCGTTGTAATTCTCAACTTGTTAAGCTTAGGCTTTCTGTGTACGATATGGTTTACTCATCTTTCAGTAAAGAATGTATGACTTATGCTGCTGATCATAGAGTTAAAAATCTCATTATCTCTGCATTTACTACTAATAACCCCGTGTTTATACCAACTTGCTTGCTCTCTTCTCAATTTCTTGAAGTCTTGGAACTCAACTGTGCGATTCGTAATAGTATTGCATTGCCAAAAAGTTGGACCTTTGCCAACTTGAAGTATCTCAAGTTGAAGAATTTTGTGTTTAGTGATGACAACTTTGATGATGGGAAAATCTTTTCTGGATGTCCTAAGCTTGAGAGTGTGATTTTGTGCAAATGTGCAATTAGGGGTAAAGGTAAACTTAAGGAATTGGAAATGAAATGCTTGGAGTTAAAGAATTTGGAGATATTATATTGGAGGAGTCCTTTGAGTTGTTATGAAATACATAGGATTAATGTGATTGCTCCAAAGCTTTCGTCTTTTGTGTTTAAAGGGcatgttgctaaggtgtgttttAAGGAGGATTTGGGTTGTTTAGATAGAGTTTGTATTGACTTGCGGTATCCTAAATGGAACTCTGCTGAAGATCGAAAGAGATGGACTGGTGAATGCTTTATGACCATGCTTGGACAATTCTGTAGCGCGAGGTTTCTATCTTTGTCCATTGACACCATTGAGGTAACAATAAGaccttcccttttcttctttttcttgtttagTGTGTGTCGGGAGAAGGGGTTCTAATCTCATTTAACAAGACAATAATCTTTCTGTATTTTGACCAAACAAATGTTTATAAAGGTGCTAGTGAAGTCATTCATCACCTTGCATTTTTATCGGAAAAGAGAACGCTGTGTGTTATCCGTCTTTGTTTGTCTATGGAAGGGGGAGGGATATTGGGAGTTGGGTGGGCTAGTTGAAGAATTTGCTCACTGATTGAAGTGATTATGTGTATGCCTAGGCTCTCTCTGCTATTTCTGGAATACGTGAATATGTTACTTTTGGCAATTTGAGGCATATAAAGTTCATAACTGAGGATAGATCTTCATCAGTAACTATGCCCATTAATGCTGTTGCTGACATACTGAAGCGCACCGCTGACGGATACTTGGTGTTCAACGCGTCCGAGGTACTAAACCATGATAGAAACTCGTGTTATTATTTCAATCtctttttcatattttacttttcTCTTTTGATCTTTTGAGTTTGATATCTCAAATTTCTAGTAGAAGCCCTTTCCTGAAGTTCAAAATGAGGGACTTAGAGTGACCTTAATATGCAGAAATATCTTCATGAGCAGTTTTTCATAGGAAAAAAGCTTGTGGCATCTTATTTGAGGGTGGTTTCCATTGGATTAGGGGTTCTttacttgtgtatgaacttcgaGTGACTTCTGTAATTTTGTATCTCAACTTCATTACGTGATAGAGATTCTACTCCTATTTAGTAGAATCCTTCTCCATTCTGATTCTACTAAATAGGAGTACTGTTTATCGACTTTCTTATATTCTCGTAGCTGAGCTGCTGATAGATATAGCAACTTGGCTTGGATTTGATTTTCCTAAGATGGCAATTAGCTCGCATTCTCCTTCTCCTCTCTATTAAATATTATGTATCGACTTTTTTAGATTCTTTTAATTTGAGCAGCTTATTGATATAGCAACTTGGCTAGAATTTGGTTTTCCTAAGATGGTAATTAGCTTATATTATCCTTCTCTGCTCTATTAAATACTGTTTGTCGACTTATTAGATTCTTGTAATTTGAGCAGCTTGTTGATATAGCAACTTGGCTTTTGAATTTGGTTTTCCTTTCTAATTTATTGTTGCACTACTTAGATTGcatataaattaattatttagaCGTTATACTGATCTCCAACTGACCTATTTTGATTTCAAATTGTAGGATAACAAACTATCCACCCGTGGCGAATCATCACATTCAGATGGAAGAAAAGTGAAGAAGGATAGCAACATCATTGATGTACCTATACATCTTATGTCCTACTTACTGGAAATTGCTCCTCGTGCAGAATCTTTGACAGTTGAATTTACTAAGGTGGTAATACTTACATACCTCTTCATTCTTTGCTCTTTTAAGAAGCAGATACTGGAACAAGGAAAAAAATAACTACTCAAGATTATAAGTTTGAAAAGGACATGCTTTTTCTTTGTTATCATTTTAAAAATAGGTATTAATTTGATTTCAGGAATCGTTTGAATGTGTTGGAGTAAGAAGTCATGGGGAAGAGTAGCTTGATATACCAAGATTCAAGAAATGTAGGTCCACTGTCTAATTTTGTCGCGAAAGACACATGTAATGTCCTCATGCTCAATCTTATTCATTTTCTGAAAGAATAACACATTCTTGAAATACAACCTTTTGGTTTCATGTGTTTACATGTATGGTTCAGTTCGGTTATCAAAAAATACATGGCTTAGATAACTGTAATGTCTGTTACTTCAATCAGGTTTTTTGTAAAGCAAATATTGTGAATTAAACCATAATGAAGAAGGTGTGCTGCATATTAGGTTCTTCTCTACGTCTTCCTTAAAACATGCTAGCGCATAGCGCAGTATATGTTTTCTTGCTGTCAGTTTATTGGAGTTAGTTTACAATCTGTTCATACCAATATATAAGTTCCTGTTAGAATAAAAGATTTGTATGAGATGAAGCAAAACCACATATTCTGTACCTCAACTATCTCATGGTATATGAATGTTCTGGGGCAAAGGAGAGGGAGAAAATGAAGGACCTATAGTCAAGTTTTGCTTCTTCTATTCTATATTGTTGGttccttattttccttttttaGATGTCCATAATTTGTTTTGTTTTCTATAAACAGGAAGTATCCGATATTACTCTTTTTACATGATTATATGTCATCCCACACCTTATTAGTATTAAATTTGGAAAATTGATATCAAAATTTTTGTTTGTATCCCACTTTTTGATCCGCGAGTAGCATTTCCTTTCACTGAGGAATGGGCGGATGCTTTAACATGCACTTGAGTCAAGAGATTCTTCTCCCTAAGTAGCATTCTTGTAAGTAAAGAAGGAGTTCTCCTGTCTCTGAAAATAGAAAATACTATGTGAAAATGAGCAAACAACTCAATCTGGGGTGTAGGGATGTCTGGTGATTTTTGCACTCTTTGgcaaaattcttttcttttttttatatttagaatTCAAGTTTGAATATTACACATATTATTTTAACATGTTACATATTTGGCTGGTGATGctcatatttttatttaatatatGGTATATGTGATAAACCTTATACCATATATTAATGGTATATGTCAAATATACCGTATGTATTTAAAGTTATAAGCTTTATGAATTATGCATGGTATAGTTTATTTATATACAtgtattatactatactatatggtATAATAAAAAGATATTAAGGATATATATGGTGATAAAGTAGTATAAACATTATTATTCAAACAAAATAAATAACATATAATTTGTATAATGTATAGTTATGTATATTACACCAAATGTAtaccataaaaagaaaaaaagaaaaaacattaTAGAATCTATAGAATTGAATtataatcccccccccccccccaaggaaTCTAtttattcttctttctttttcagaTTAATCTTTCTTCGATTTGGGAATACTATTTTTGCTGATATTCTATGTATTCATGCTCGTTTTTATCAATTTTGGTCAAtagtgatgatgatgatgatgatagaaGTATAATGGTAGAGAAGATGATAGAATTGTTAATGGTGGCTATGGTTTTGAAAGGGGATAAAGTTATGGAGGAAAGAGAAAAGTGAAAAAGAATAAAAAGGGATCCTTAATTTAGAGGGAtcaattttttaaaaacttttatAGGATTTTTTGTTAAAATGCTAAAAATGTTACTCCTATTAAACttgattattttgaaaatttcaaaaaattgtATCAATTATACAAATGAATTCTTTTAAGCTGACACAACAGGTAGAAGTAACTTTAAAATAATGAGTTGGTACTCTCATCCTCAAGTACTTTCCCccaaacacccccccccccccccaagtgcTATTTGTCATATTCTTACTTATGTGGCATTCCAAGAAGCAAAAGGCCAAGTAAAGCTTTCTAATTATTCAAAAGTAACATGTTCTAACACTTAATATGGGTCTTTGTCATAGATTCAAGGCTTAATAAATTAATATTTGTATGTGTAAGGGCTTCTActgccagaaactatttatatttggtaaccgaaaagtgtataaaatttgtataatttttgtatataacatacataatatatatatatatatacaaaaaatatacaatttttcgactattatttttagAATGCTATACAGTGTCAGTTTTCCTTTGTTATTCCACGAGTTTTCTAACATATACTTTTGGTCGATCAAAACACATATTTTAAACACATATGACTTCATGTGTTTTTAATTGCATTGATGTGGATAACACATCACATATATAATGACATTGCATCCTTTGTATATCTTCCCGCgttatttaaattatattatatttaatCCTATGTACTCCTAGAATTCTTATGCGTTCTTCACTTTTTTatctcacaaaaaaaaaaaagattttctaaaatttttcattttcattttatAATTATGATAGATTTTGTCTTAAATAGCATAAATAAGATTCTTTTTGCTTCTTGAATGTTTAGTATTCaattaaatttaaaagaaatttaACTAAGCGAATAGAATTTAAATTTGTCATGGAATGTAAAAAGAAGTAAATTTTACTCTAAACGTAGTCAAGATATCATTTAATATTAATACCATATAGAGAGGGTTTATATTCAAGTTTGTGGTTGAAATATTGGGCTTTATACTCAAAAATAAAGGACAAAAAATTGAAACCAGAGTTTGAGCCTTTAAAAAGTTAACATATGGGTCATATACAAGATACATGCGTCCTTTTTTATAATAGTAATGTTCAGAATAACCgctctccacttccaaccaagaggttgtgagttcgagtcaccccaaaagcaAGGTGGAAGTTCTtagagggaaggatgccgagggtctattggaaacagcctatCTTCCCCAggatagaggtaaggtctgcgtacacactaccctccccagaccccactaattggattattatgagttgttgttgttgttgtaatgttCAGAATAATTTGTGTACAACTCAAATAATTCACTTGATATACGTTAATTACCTTCTATTAACACATATACCAAGTAATTATGTTCATCAACAATACTTAGAGTCTTAGACAAATAACCAATCACATTTTTTTTTTGTCCTCCGCTGAGATTTAAACTTTGAGCTTGTACCATCAACTTCAGCTCCGTTCACCAATAGTGGCACAATACTGCTGCACAAGACATGAAGACAAGACTTTTTTTTCCATCCAAAAGACAAAACCATAAGTGGATTTGCTTCCATTGTTCAAAactagtgttttaaaaggcgtgggcaaGAGGCGAGGTGAAAACTCTGAGGCACGAGGCACAAGCCCGgccatagatatttaatttttagtattttataaataaataaaataaatatataaataaacaaTATATTAAAATtcgaaaaatgtataaaattatatatatatatatatatatatatatatatatatatatatatatatacatactaacATGAGCATAAAACATACAAAAGAACAAAAGAATATTATTTCCTTGAAAAAGGCATAATGATGCATTACACCTAAAATTAATAACAAGTCATAAAATGCTCATTATATAATAGAAAGAGCCAAAGTAATATCTAAACTAgagttgtttacccgaaaaacggatagagttgaatttgtatgtagttctaatGATATGTGATATACCTTGATACAAATCGtagggataaatagaaatatcaaatatggattgcaaagaatgcaaaataaacaaggttggaaagaagaagatttttaggactaagcacagTGAATcaattaatgaaacttaaaagaataatccttgaatatatgagaatatggtgcttgaattacaatgtaagcaaaaaatTATCCTCTAGAGAAaggtagccatcctctttatagtggagaaTCCTACTTTAgatttaattaaaaatacatagtagaaaacccatgataaatcagtttttccctaatttctgcagagattctctcccttagtgtgtttgcaacggctcttgtctgtgagctcgagctcgatcggccttGGTGCTAGTCGGTATTGTTTCTAGAgctcgattcggacccgagctcgataatgatttcgaactcggtgtttgacctatacctgaaatctgaagcttgtttgtaccatcttcggaacccatctcgatattacgaagtctttcttcgatccattatgtttcgacctcgatcaatcgtacgaaggctgaaatctatttcgaccatatacagatagttccctcgtttctcgagaaggatgtggtgagaaacgacatgatttctcAATGGCTCGATTGGATTATAAGCTGAAGTTCacattgggctcgatcatgacgcacgtgatagctgtcccgtcgatttagtttttcaaggcatttaatgcatgtcatacggtagtcggccaccgctgatattgaaccgcaaTTGCTTTaacctataaatagcccttccttttaccgtttaccacttttacatcttcaatcttccaaatttcccaagttttTTTTTTCATACCCTCTGAGTTTGTTCGCAAATTTGTGATTCCTTTTTGCAAAAGCCCTTCTTCAaaattaccaaatctttgtcactttcttctattctcgacctttaaattcaaaaatggcgaaaacatcacaaaccattcctcagaaagagaaaactTCATCTTCACAGTCTACTGCCGATGAAACACTGGTagagccacggcctgaggagtgcgttcctgggGCGTGTGCTCTTatctctgattttaaggtcgataaaggctcatcggtTCTCGGCtaatgtgagccagtatcgaggtacatgtattcgataaccgagaggcacctcaaacagctaaaaaaagattgcaattgggagaacaGAGAAATAATAATCCCTTCTTCCGACGAAGATATCACCATTTACGTGAaagagtttttaagtgtgtatacttaacctttcacgttaggtcccctcgactctgttattattgacttctgccgtcaataccaaataatcctaggtcaggtccatccttctttttggcggatcgttattttgatttgatactccgtgaacaaaatcgaggggatgtcgttcacccttgaCCATCTCATCTGATTGTACCGCCCTCGCcttttttcgaggagggttaataaaacttcagtgccgggctaccaaggctctgttctcgagcattgacgaggacagggattgaggctggatgggcaggttcgttcgagcaAGGACTTCGAACCTGATttcgactgaaaagatgccttttcccgatgagtggaatatgaaacgtaagtgtaatTATGTTGTTACTTCCTTCTATTTTGCCCTTTCATTCCTTTTCTCACCGTTATTCctctttttgtgatgcagcggttcctggATGCTcggagcagttcccgatctcaagaactgggtacgagctctgatttcgacctctacatacgccgagcgcttaTGGCGtaatttatcaaagggccgatgggaggccaaaaatcatggtaagcccctttctcgtactTTTTGGTAGTTCGAACCAGATGTTTTCCATATACTTTAATAAAATTTCCCATATGTAAGTGTAGGCAAAGATGCAATTTTGTGGGCCCCGTTCATCGAGAAAGAGGCTCCAGCCTCTGTCCCGAAGCcagtgaaagataataagaggaaaagagcctcTGTTCCCGacgatccaaaaccgaagaagaggacggctcgtaagtcgaacaagaataccattcctttgactgtagaatcagttctgcgtctaagggatgaagacgaagaaaatgatgggtccaCGCTGGCGGCTCGAATgaagaagaccaccgacgttccacaggcagctggatcgatggtggttcataaggctccgcctcgaactgaggacatatcagagaaagattcgggcggagtccccgagttgttg
It includes:
- the LOC104087198 gene encoding F-box/FBD/LRR-repeat protein At5g53840-like isoform X1, giving the protein MDRISGLPDGIMIAILCFLDTKTAVRTSVLSKRWKLVWTSLPVLDFKNVASYSGFPNSQMKFIFFVRHVLARRCNSQLVKLRLSVYDMVYSSFSKECMTYAADHRVKNLIISAFTTNNPVFIPTCLLSSQFLEVLELNCAIRNSIALPKSWTFANLKYLKLKNFVFSDDNFDDGKIFSGCPKLESVILCKCAIRGKGKLKELEMKCLELKNLEILYWRSPLSCYEIHRINVIAPKLSSFVFKGHVAKVCFKEDLGCLDRVCIDLRYPKWNSAEDRKRWTGECFMTMLGQFCSARFLSLSIDTIEALSAISGIREYVTFGNLRHIKFITEDRSSSVTMPINAVADILKRTADGYLVFNASEDNKLSTRGESSHSDGRKVKKDSNIIDVPIHLMSYLLEIAPRAESLTVEFTKESFECVGVRSHGEE
- the LOC104087198 gene encoding F-box/LRR-repeat protein 25-like isoform X2; its protein translation is MDRISGLPDGIMIAILCFLDTKTAVRTSVLSKRWKLVWTSLPVLDFKNVASYSGFPNSQMKFIFFVRHVLARRCNSQLVKLRLSVYDMVYSSFSKECMTYAADHRVKNLIISAFTTNNPVFIPTCLLSSQFLEVLELNCAIRNSIALPKSWTFANLKYLKLKNFVFSDDNFDDGKIFSGCPKLESVILCKCAIRGKGKLKELEMKCLELKNLEILYWRSPLSCYEIHRINVIAPKLSSFVFKGHVAKVCFKEDLGCLDRVCIDLRYPKWNSAEDRKRWTGECFMTMLGQFCSARFLSLSIDTIEDNKLSTRGESSHSDGRKVKKDSNIIDVPIHLMSYLLEIAPRAESLTVEFTKESFECVGVRSHGEE